Sequence from the Exiguobacterium aurantiacum genome:
CGAGCAGTCTTACCGCGCCGTCGTTCCGATGTGTCAACATATCACACCTCGAGAACTGGCGGACCGGATCGATGGATTCGATGCCGTCGTCATCGCCTATGAGGAAGAAGCGAAGCAAGGGGAGCAAGCAGCGTTTGCGACCGTATTGCAAGCACTTCAACCTGGGGCGAAACTACTGCTCATCGTCGGGCCAGAAGGTGGCTTTGACGAAAGTGAAGTGAACGAGTGGACGGTCCGTGGGGCCACGCCTTGTGCGTTCGGACCACGCATCTTGCGTTCGGAGACGGCGCCGCTTTATGCGCTCGCAGCTGTCTCATATGCACTCGAATTGAATTGATACGTCAAACGGCTCTCGCGTATGCGGGAGCCGTTATTTTTATCAAGAAAAAAACAGGCTCGCGATTTGGACTCGAGCCTGTCGAATTCATTATTTGACGAGTGTGATCGTCTTCGTTGTCACGTTACCGGCGAGGTCGGTCGCCTCGAACGTGAACGTGTTCTCACCTGATGTCACAGGAAGCGTGACCGTCTGTGTTTTCGTGAATGAACGCATCTCATACGGGGCTTTCAGCGCTTGGCTGAATTTCAAGTCACCGTTGACGACGAGTTTCACTTCATCGAAGTTGTCTTTCACAGTCACACTGACATCGACCGACGTTTGTTTTTTACTAATCTTCTTCGGCAGTTTTCCGAGTTCAATCACGGCTGGTGTCGTGTCCACGAAAATCGCGCGTTGGAAGTTGGCCACGTTGCCGGCCGCATCTTCGGCGACGAACCGTAATTTATGGACACCGTCCGCGAACGTCCGGGTCGTATTGAAGACGTGTTCTTTCTTCGCATCGTCCCATGTGAGCGGCACGTCAACACCGTCGACTTGGAACGACTGGATTGCCGATGCATCTTGAATCGTTCCTGCGACCGGGACGACCGCTGTCGCATATGGTGTCAAAGCGAGCGGGGCGTTCACGAACACGCCTGGCTTATCCGCGTCTGTCGAGTAAGCGACCGTCTTCGTCGTGCTGTTGCCGGCGTGGTCGACGACGCGAACGCTGACTTGATCAGCCTCACTGACGCCTGTGAACGTGTAGGCCTTGCCGTCCGCTTGCTTGGCGACGGATTTCCCGTTCAAGAAGTACTCGACCGAATGGACTCCAGAGAATTCATCTTTCGCTTGGACGGCCAAGCTGTCTCCTTGCCATTTCGTCGTGAACGTTGGATCCGTGTAATCGACTTTGACCGGGAAGCGGAGCGTCTGGGCTTGTTTCTTCATGTAATCGATACTTCCTTCGATTTCATAGAAGTACTTGCCGGCCGGGGCTGGTTTGCCGTTTAACTGGCCATCCCATGTATAAGCGGCCGAATAGTAATAAGGTGTGTTGGCACCGCCATCAAAGTAGTTCTTGCGAAGCGCTTCGTCTTGGAATAACGTCCGAACGACATTACCTGCCTCGTCGACGATGCGATACTTGACGTCCTTGGCGTTACGAAGCAACGAGAACACCGGTACGGCAACATCTTTTGAGCCATCTTTGTCCGGTGAGAAGGCGATCGCGTCGGCAGAGACCGATTGGTCGAGGTTCGAACCGAGATAGTTCCCTGTTTGATCGACCATACCTGACACTTCATAGAACGAGCCGTCTTCATAGATCGAGGCATCGAAGATTGGCGCCTTGCCCCAGTCTCCTTCGAAACCGACGAACGGTACGACGAGTGACGGGTTGCCCTCAGGACCGTTGACGTCCGTCAAGCGAACGAATCCATCGACGAAGTAACCGTTCTCGAAGACATCTTTCGCCGGTACGAGACCGTCAAGCGTTTTCGGATTGAGCACTTGCGCTTTCGAGACGTCGAGTACGACTTTGAGCTCTACTTTCGCGTTCGGTTTTACTTTGACCGTGCTGACTTTCTTACCGTTGACCGTCACTTTTGTATTCTCGAGCGCTTGTGCTTCCATCGCGTTCTGAACGAGTCCGGCCGTCTTTTCAATGGCGAGATCGGTTTGGAGTGAAGAAGACACGTTATACGATACGGCCTTGTCCGACAAGTTCTCGACGACAAGCGTGAACGTCGCCTTGCTGCGGTTCAATTCTTTGAGCGCGACTTTGGCTTCTTTCGTCTTCTTCTCGTACGCGATCGCCGGTGTCGAGACGGCAGCATGCAATTGCATGAGACCGGCTCCACCACGACGCGGCGTATACGGAAGGTTCTGTTTCAACTGTTTGTTGAGCGGTCCGATATCCGTGACCGCTTTCGACGTGTTGATGAGCAAGTTCTTCGCCATCGTGACACGTGGCGTGCCCGTCAAGTTGAAGTCACGGTCGACACGATCGAGCACGAGGGCGGCTCCACCGGCAACGTGAGGCGCGGCCATCGAGGTACCGCTCATCAAGCCGTATTGGTTATCATTCAACGTCGAGAAGATTTGACCGCCTGGTGCCGAGATCTCCGGCTTGAAGTCAAGGTTTGGCGTCATGCCCCACGACGTGAAGTTCGAGAGTTGACCAGCCGCGCCGTTGACGACGCTGAGGCGATCGCCGGCAAAACCGATTGTCATCTGTTCACCAGCGAGGAGACGTTGTTGCAACGTGTTCCCGTCTTTGATACTGAGCGAGGCCATCGGGATTTTCGGGTTCGAGAGCGCCATGCTCACATAATCGCCGTGACCGACGGCTCCACGGACGATGACGCCAGCTGCGCCGTTCGCTTCGGCTGTCTGTTGAATGTTTGAATAGAAGTAGCTGCCGTCGCGGACCGCGAGGACGATTTTTCCTTTGACGTCTTTTCCGACGTATTGGCTCGGTTGGCCGTCGCCGACGTAGACGAGGTCGTAGTCACCTTGGGTGAAGGCGGGACCGTCTTGTTTTTTCCAACCGATCTTATCGGTAGCGTCACCTGACTTGATCGAGAACGCATCCAATTGGATTTGATCGTTCTCAAGTGAAGCGACCGATGTCGATGCCGAGCTGACACTCGGAGCCCCGACGACGCCCGTGTCCGGGTTGTTGGCGTACGGGAGGTCGTAGCCGTTCCCAAAATAGGCCGAGTTCCCTGCTGAGATGGACATGAACACACCGTTATCGACGGCGCGTTGCACGGCTTGTTGTTCCGGTGAGTCAGCATCGACGAAACCGGCCGTTGAACCGAGGCTCATGTTGATGACGTCCGCACCAAGCTTGATGGCGTCATCGATCGCTTTGATGTAAATATCGCCATATGTCGAAGCGTAGTTCGGATCGTTACTGAATACTTTGAGCCCGAGCACTTGGGCCTCAGGTGCGACCCCTTTCAAGCCACCGGCCGCTTCATCCCCATTGGCGGCGACCGTACCGGAGACGTGCATCCCGTGCATCGAGGCGCCAGGTGAATCGTCACGGATGTCATCGTTCTCATCGTAATAGTTATAGGCGTATGGGACTTTCTCGTTTATGTAAGCACCAGGCATGCCGAACGTGCTGACGGCCGTCTCGACTTCTGTTTGAGACAACTCGGCTTTTGAGTCATCCGTGAGACGGAAATCGCGGTGGTCGGCATCGACGCCTGTATCGATGACAGCGACGATTGTGCCCTCACCCGTGAACCCGTAATCGCCCCATGTCTGCTGTGATTGGACCATGCCATTGCTCGTGACCATGTCCGGTTTGACTTCTGGACGTTCGTACTCGTTGACGACGTGGACGTTTGCGACTTCAGGCAACGCCTCGACCTTCTTGACGTCGGTTGCCGTCAGCATCGTACTGAAACCGTTGAAGACGGTCGTGAACTCTTCGAGTGTCACGGCTTTGACGCCTTTTTTCGAGATAGCGGCTTTCGCTTTCTTCTGTTCGGCTTTGACGAGCTTTTGGGCACCGTCTTTCTCCGTTTTCGTCAACTCGTTAAATTTCTTACCTTTTTTCTTCGCTTGCTCGATTGCCGGGGCACCGACGAGTTCGACGACGACACGTAACTTCTCATGCTTATCGGTCGTGCTCACACTTTGTTTGACGCTTGGTTTGGCTAGAACGGGTTCAGCACCGAGGCCGAGTAGGCCAGGGGTCAACGCGAGGCATGTCGCGAGGGAGACGTTCAAATAAAATTTTGGTTGTGGCAATTTGGTATCCTCCAATCGTTTTTTGAAAAAATAAATCCATTTGTGGAAAATGATAGCGGATTATAATGTGGAAATCTGCCTGTTTTTTAAACGATAGGGTAATGAATTTGAACAAATTAAAAGATTCTGACAATTACTTTGGACCTATGTGCTCATATTGGCACATAGGTCTTTTTTCAGTTTTGAGCTCCAAGTCTCAAAAAATGAAGCTTTTAACATGAAACGGACAAAATACTTGAGATTTCAGATAGAAGTTGATACGGTCTGAAGTAGATAAATCATATAAAACTTATCGATATAGTCTGAATAAAGATGATGAGGTGACAGCATGGGATTACAATTCATGGACATTTTTAAAGAATGGGCGTCAGAATACGACGCGACCGTGACCGGACATGACGAACAATATCGTGAAGTGTTCGCCGGATACGAGACGATGCTCGGTGAGGTCGTCGACCAATTAGAAGGTCGGGTCATGGAGTTCGGCAGCGGGACAGGGAACTTGAGCGCAAAAATCTTGGAGCGCCACGAATTGATTTCGGTGGAGCCCTCTCCAGAAATGCGCGCCGTCGCGGCCGAGAAGTTACAACTCGATATCGTCGACGGTGACTTCCTTAACTATCCGACGGATCAACAGGTCGATACGATCGTGTCGTCCTATGCGTTCCATCATTTGACGGATGACGAGAAACGGACGGCGATTCGAAGTTATGTCGATCATCTCGACGCTCCCCGTTTCGTCTTGCTCGATACGATGTTCGCCTCGCAATCGGCGAAACGGGACATCTTGGACTGGGCCGAAGCGAACGGCTATACCGATTTACTCGAGGATTTGAATCGAGAGTATTACCCGTATACGCAAACAATTCAAGCGATGCTCGAAGCAAATGGCTACACGGTTAGCCTGACGCAAAAGAATAAATTCGTCTGGCTCGTCGTGGCCACGAAACAAACAGGAGGAACTCAATCATGAAAAGTTATAAAGTCGAAAGCTTTAATTTAGACCATACAAAAGTACAAGCCCCATACGTCCGTCTAGCCGGAGTGAAGAAAGGGACGGCCGATACGATTTATAAATATGACATTCGCTTCATTCAACCGAACGAGGGTCTCATGCCGATGCGGGCCGTCCATTCGCTCGAGCACTTGATTGCAGAAAACAGCCGCAGCCACTCGAACCAAATCATCGACGTATCACCGATGGGTTGCCAGACAGGCTTCTATTGGACGATGTTGAATGATGGGGATTACGAAGCGATGCTCGACCTTGTCGAAGCGACACTCCGCGACGCAGCAAATGCGACGGAGTTACCGGCACAAAACCCGATTCAATGCGGAAGCGCGAACCATCACGATTTCGAGGGCGCGAAGAAGCTCGCGGCCGATATGCTCGCTAAGCGTGACGAGTGGCACATCATCTTCAAGGACGAAGCATAAAATGATTGTCCAAAGCGTCTATGAATTGATTGGGGAGACGCCTCTACTCGAATTGCGGACGTTGCCGGTGCCGCCGGGTGTGAAAGTATACGGTAAGCTCGAGATGATGAATCCGGGCGGAAGCGTCAAGGACCGGCTCGGTCTACAATTGATTGAACGGGCGCTTGAACGTGGACAACTTGAACGCGGGGGAACGGTCGTCGAACCGACGGCCGGGAACACCGGAATCGGGCTCGCGCTCGCCTGTCAACGTCACGGCATCCAGTTGATGACCGTCACTCCGGAGAAGTTCAGTCAAGAGAAGCAGGCGTTGATGGCACTACTCGGGGCGACCGTCGTCAACACGCCGACGGAGCTCGGGATGAAAGGCGCTATCGCGCGGGCGAAAGAGCTCGCCGTCGAACATGGCGCCTATGTGCCGGAACAGTTCTCGAATCCGGACAATCCGGACGCGTACGTCGATACGCTCGCCCTTGAACTTCAGGCCGACCTCCCGAACATCGATGTGTTTGTCGCCGGGGCCGGATCCGGCGGTACGTTCACAGGTGTCGCGAGCAAATTGCGACCGAACGGGACGAAGACGATCGTCGTCGAGCCGGAAGGGTCGATTTTAAATGGCGGAGAACCAGGTCCGCACAAGACAGAAGGCATCGGCGTCGAGTCATGGCCGGCGTTCTTACCGCGCGACCTCGTCGATGGGATTTATACGATCACAGACGAAGAGGCGTTCTATTATGTCGCCCATCTGGCCAAGCAAGAAGGATTGCTCGTCGGAAGTTCATCCGGCGCGGCCATCGCGGCTTGCGTGCAAGAAGCGGCTCAGATGACGGAAGGGGTCATCGTGACGATCTTACCGGACAGCGTTGAACGTTATTTAAGTCAAGGAATAGTCAAGGAGGCAGAATATGCGTACAAAAACAGCACTCATTCACGGCGGTAAAACGACGGACCCGTTGACGGGAGCCGTCACACCACCGATTTATCAGACGAGCACGTATAAGCAGGATGGCATTGGCAATCTTCGCGAAGGGTATGAATATTCGCGTACGGCCAACCCGACACGGACGGCGCTCGAGACGCTCATCGCCGATATCGAGGGTGGTGCCAATGGATTCGCATTCGGTTCTGGGATGGCAGCCATCTCGACGATTTTAATGTTAATGAAATCAGGGGACCACGTCATCGTCGGTTCTGATGTATATGGGGGAACGTACCGTGTATTCAATCGAGTATTTCAATCACTTGGCTTGGAGGCATCTTTTGTCGATACGGCCGATACGCAAGCGGTCCGGGAAGCACTTCAACCGAACACGAAAATGATTTACGTCGAGACACCGACGAACCCGTTGTTGAACGTGACCGACATGCGCCTTATCCGCGCCATTGCCGACGAAGCGGACGTCCTGTTCGTCGTCGATAACACGTTCATGACACCGTATTTCCAAAACCCAATCGAACTCGGGGCGGACTACGTGCTTCATAGTGCCACGAAATATTTGGGCGGCCATAGCGACGTCGTCGCCGGTCTCGTCGTCGCCCGCACGGAAGAGCTTGGGGAGCGCTTGGCGTTCTTGCAAAACTCAGTCGGCGCGGTGCTTGGACCGCAAGACAGCTTCCTTGTCGTCCGCGGTATCAAGACGCTCGCAGTCCGCATGGAAGAGATTGAAGCGAATGCGCTCGCTCTTGTCGATTACTTGACGAAGCACGAGGCGGTGAGCCGTGTCCTGCATCCGAGCGTCGGTAGCGAAGAAGCGAAGCGGGTTCACTTGTCACAGGCACGCGGCTTCGGTGGCATGATTGCCTTCGACGTCGGTTCAGCCGAGGCGGCCGAACTCGTCGTCGCGAAGACGAAGTACTTCACCCTCGCCGAGAGTCTCGGCGCAGTCGAGAGCTTGATTAGTGTCCCGGCCCGGATGACCCATGCGTCAATTCCAGCGGAGCGCCGTCTCGAGCTCGGGATTACGGACGGGCTCGTCCGCATCTCGGTCGGCCTCGAAGATGTACAAGATTTGATTGAAGATTTGGAGCAGGCGCTCGCGGCCGTGGCGACGATTCCGAACTAAGCTGCATAGTGATTCGAGGTGTGCTCGCGAGCGCACCTCTTTTGTCGTGTTCAGGATGAAAGAATTCGCTTGAATGTCCGAATCGCATCGACTACACTGACGATAATTGATTACGAGAGCGGGTGAACAGAGTGAACAAAGGCGTCATGCCGACGGTCGGGGCCTACGTCATGTGGGGCGTCCTACCGATTTATTGGAAGTTTTTGCAGGAAATACCGAGCGGTCAAATCTTGGCCCATCGCATCGTCTGGTCGTTCCTCTTCATCTTACTCGTCTTGAAATGGACGAAACAGTGGACCGAGTTCAACTATGCGCTCCGACACCGGGCGACACGGAACGCCTTCATGTTGAACGGATTTATCGTCAGTGCCAACTGGTTCGTGTACATATGGGCGGTCAATCACGGCTATATCATCGAAGCGTCACTCGGCTATTACATCAATCCGCTCGTCAGCATGGTGTTAGGCGTGCTTGTTTTTCGGGAATCATTAAATCGAGTGCAGTGGCTGGCGGTGACCGTGGCGGCGATCGGTGTGCTCGTCTTGACGTTTGGGTACGGGTCGTTCCCGTGGATCGCGTTCATCCTGGCCAGTACGTTCGGGTTTTATGGGATGGTAAAGAAACGCCGTCCACTTGCCTCGACGGTCAGCCTCGGTATCGAGACGCTCGCGGTCGTGCCGGTCGCCATCATTTTCTTGGGCTGGCAGACGTCACAGGGCGGATTGACGATGACGACTGAACCGGTCATTTGGGTTGCCTTGGTCGGGACAGGCGTGATGACGGCTTTGCCGCTACTTTTGTTCGGGTACGGGGCGCAACATATCCCGTTCACGCTCGTCGGGTTTCTTCAATTCATCGCACCGACGCTCAGTCTCGCGATCGGGGTCATCCTCTATAATGAACCGTTCACGGGCTATCACATTTTTGCGTTCACGTGTATATGGATTGCCATTTTCTTCTTTAGTTGGAACAGTTGGGTGCAGACGCGAAAACGTCGTCAACTCGTCTAAATTGAAAGCTGTTACATTTCAAGAAAACATGATAATATGTTAGATGTCAGACCTATATGTCAGACCGATACATCAGAGGAGGAATTTTACGATGGAATTAGCACGTTATATCGACCACACAGCCTTGAAGGCAGAGACAACGAAAGATCAAGTGACAAAACTTTGTGCCGAGGCGCTCGAATATAAATTCGCAAGCGTCTGTGTCAACCCGACATGGGTGAAGTACGCGGCGGAACAACTCAAATCAGATGACGACGTCAAAGTATGTACGGTCATCGGTTTCCCACTCGGAGCCAACACGCCAGAAGTGAAAGCGTTCGAAACAAAAGACGCGATCGCGAACGGCGCAGGCGAAATTGATATGGTCATCAACATCGGTGCCATGAAAGACGGCGACTTCGACCTCGTCGAACGCGATATCCGTGCTGTCGTCGAAGCCGCAAACGGGACACTCGTCAAAGTCATCTTCGAGACGTGCCTCCTTACGAAAGAAGAAATCAAAAAAGCGGCTGAGCTTTCAGTCAAAGCAGGCGCAGACTTCGTGAAAACGTCGACTGGCTTCTCGACAGGCGGCGCGACAGTTGAAGACATCCGCCTCATGCGTGAGACGGTCGGACCAGATCTCGGCGTTAAAGCTTCAGGTGGCGTCCGTGATTTCGAAGGCGCACAAGCGATGATCGATGCCGGCGCGACGCGCATCGGCGCATCGGCTGGAATCGCCATCGTCACTGGCGGACGTTCAGACAGCGACTATTAATAACTAGTAGTTGACCGCACGACTTACTTTCACTATAATATGTTATGACGTGTGAAACACGTTTCCTTAGTCGTGTAATTCGGAGGGAGGGAAAACTAGTGGAAACTCGTGTCCGTAAAAACGAATCGCTTGAAGACGCTCTTCGTCGTTTCAAACGCGGTGTTTCGAAAGATGGCACTCTTGCCGAAGTTCGCAAACGTCGTCACTACGAAAAGCCAAGCGTAAAACGTAAATTGAAATCAGAAGCTGCGCGTAAGCGTAAGAAATTCTAATTTCAGTTTCATTTGTAGAGAGGGTGTTAGCTCATGAGTCTTCAAGAACGCTTGACGGACGACATGAAGCAAGCCATGCGCGCGAAACAGAAAGATCGTCTCACGACGATCCGGATGGTCAAAGCGTCGCTCCAAAATGAGGCCATCAAATTTGGTCGACAAGATCTAACTGAGGAAGAGGAACTCACGGTGCTCAACCGAGAGATGAAACAGCGCAGAGACTCCCTCCGAGAATTCGAAAGCGCTGGTCGTGAAGACCTTGCTTCTAAAGTAGCTGACGAGATTGTCGTACTAGAGGCCTATATGCCTGAACAACTTTCTGAAGATGAAGTCACGGCGATCGTAAAAGCAGCTATTGCTCAAACGAATGCTACAGGCCCGTCGGATATGGGTAAGGTGATGGGCGTCGTCATGCCTCAAGTTAAAGGCAAGGCAGACGGTGGTCTTGTGAACCGCATTGTCAAACAACAATTGACGAATTAATGAGAGAGACAGGGATTTTTGGGTCAAACCAAAAGTTTCTGTCTTTTTTGCGTATTCTGAAACCAAAACCGAACTTGTTTCGTATACACTAGAGATAAGAGGTAGCTTTGTAACTCGGAAGGGGGTAGCAATACGATGACATTTGGTCTCGGAGTGATTCTGACGGTGTTTTTTGTCGGAATCGTCCTTCTAGGAATTGAAGTGTTCGTTGCCGGTTTTGGATTGTTCGGCGTGCTTGGGATTGGGGCGGTCGTCGCCAGTTTGATTATGGCGGGTGCAACCATCGGACAACTGTGGTTGTCACTCGGGTTAGCCACGGCCATCGTCGCTGGACTCGGTTTTTGGGCATATCGTCGCCTGCAGTCCAATCGTTCGCTCATGTATAAAGGGTTGATTTTGACCGATTCGACGTCATCAGATAAAGGGTATCTGTCCCACGATGACCGCAAACAGTTGCTCGGAAAAGTCGGGGTCACGTTGACGCCGCTTCGCCCGGCAGGTACCGCTGAGATTGACGGAGAACGGATTGATGTCGTGACTGAAGGTAGCTATCTCGATTCGCAAACTAAAATTCAGGTATATAAAGTCGATTCAGGACGCGTCGTCGTCCGTAGCTTTATAGAGCCGAAGGAGGATGTAACAGAATGACACCAGAATTATTGACCACTTTACTCATCTCAGGTGGAGGATTGATTGCGCTCGCCGTATTCTTCACGTTCGTACCGGTCGGGCTGTGGATCAGCTCGTTCGCGGCTGGCGTTCACGTCTCGATCTTCACATTGGTCGGGATGCGGCTCCGTCGCGTCGTGCCATCGAAAATTGTCAACCCGCTTATCAAAGCGGTCAAAGCCGGCATCGGTTTGAACACGAACCAGCTTGAGAGTCACTTCTTGGCCGGTGGTAACGTCGACCGTGTCGTCAACGCCTTGATTGCGGCCCACCGTGCCAATATCGAATTATCGTTCGAACGTGCCGCGGCAATCGACCTTGCCGGCCGTAACGTGTTAGAGGCGGTTCAAATGTCTGTCAACCCGAAAGTCATTGAAACACCGTTCATCGCCGGTGTGGCTATGGACGGGATTGAAGTGAAGGCGAAAGCTCGAATCACGGTCCGTGCCAACATCGACCGTCTTGTCGGTGGTGCCGGGGAAGAGACGATTATCGCCCGTGTCGGTGAAGGGGTCGTCTCGACGATTGGTTCACAGCACAACCATAAGCACGTCTTGGAGAACCCAGATATGATTTCACGTACCGTATTGACGAAAGGTCTTGATTCAGGGACCGCGTTTGAAATCCTATCGATCGATATCGCTGACATTGATATCGGTAAAAACATTGGGGCGGTCCTCCAGACCGACCAAGCCGAAGCAGATAAGAAAATCGCGCAAGCGAAAGCAGAAGAACGCCGCGCGATGGCAATTGCCCGTGAGCAAGAGATGAAATCGTCGGTCGAAGAGATGCGCGCCAAAGTCGTCGCGGCCGAGGCGGAAGTCCCGCTCGCGATGGCAGACGCCCTTCGTCACGGCAAACTCGGTGTCATGGACTACGTCAACTACTTGAACGTCCAAGCTGATACGGAAATGCGCAAAGCCATCGGTCACCCTGTCGAATCTGACAAAGAGTGACCGGAATGGATGGACTCTGGGTACTACTCCTAGCCGCCTTCGGGATCGCCTCGGCGGTCATGAAGCGGATGGAGAAATCATCATCTACTGGAGAACGGCCGCCTAGCACTGATTTGAAGCGGTATCTCGATACGGTCGGTGACATGATGAAAGAAGTTGAGGCGACGTTTGACGAGCCGCGCAACAATCAAGATAAACCGGCTCCTCAGAAACTGCGCCGCCGTGTCGCCGCACCGGTCGAAACGACAGACCGACATGCACCACGTCGACAGGAAGAACTGCCGCACGTGAGTGCCCAGTTCGAACAGACCGTCAAGATTCCACCGATTACCGAGGTGACCGAGTCACGGCCACAACCACGCATGTCGACGAATCAAGTTCGGCAAGCGATTGTATGGAGTGAAATTTTGCAACCGCCGGTGTCGAAACGCCGTCGGTGAACAAGAGGCAGTGACTCCGTGTCACTGCTTCTTTTTGTTGGAAGAATGGACGGTCTTTCTTTCACGAACGGCTTGATAGTGCTAAAGTAAAGAAGGAACAATCTACTGATGGGGAGGAGAAACAACCATTGATTATGACTGATAAAATTCCGTTCGTCATGGAACATGCGAACGAAGCGCAGGCGCTCCTCGGACCGAAGGACGAGGTATTTCAAGCCATCGAAGCAGAACTCGCGGTCGCACTCACTCCTCGTGGAGAAGAATTGATCATTCAGGCCGATACGGCCGATACGCTCGAATTGACGAAGGCCGTCATCAAGACGTTGCAACAACTCGTTAAAAAAGGGGCTCGCTTAAATGAGAGCGATGCCATCAGTGTGATTCAACACATCAAAGTCGGCAAAGGTGACGAATTGCTCGAACATTATGAACGGGTCGTTTTCACGACGAACAAAGGGAAGCCGATTCGGGCGAAGACGGTCGGGCAGAGCCGATACGTCCGGGCCATCGAAAAACGTGACCTCGTGTTCGGAATCGGACCGGCGGGGACCGGGAAGACGTATTTGGCCGTCGTCTTGGCAGCGCGTGCGCTGAAAGAAGGGCAAGTCAAACGCATCATCCTGACACGTCCGGCAGTCGAGGCGGGTGAGAATTTAGGCTTCTTGCCAGGGGACTTGAAAGAGAAGGTCGACCCGTACTTACGCCCGTTATACGAT
This genomic interval carries:
- a CDS encoding S8 family serine peptidase, giving the protein MPQPKFYLNVSLATCLALTPGLLGLGAEPVLAKPSVKQSVSTTDKHEKLRVVVELVGAPAIEQAKKKGKKFNELTKTEKDGAQKLVKAEQKKAKAAISKKGVKAVTLEEFTTVFNGFSTMLTATDVKKVEALPEVANVHVVNEYERPEVKPDMVTSNGMVQSQQTWGDYGFTGEGTIVAVIDTGVDADHRDFRLTDDSKAELSQTEVETAVSTFGMPGAYINEKVPYAYNYYDENDDIRDDSPGASMHGMHVSGTVAANGDEAAGGLKGVAPEAQVLGLKVFSNDPNYASTYGDIYIKAIDDAIKLGADVINMSLGSTAGFVDADSPEQQAVQRAVDNGVFMSISAGNSAYFGNGYDLPYANNPDTGVVGAPSVSSASTSVASLENDQIQLDAFSIKSGDATDKIGWKKQDGPAFTQGDYDLVYVGDGQPSQYVGKDVKGKIVLAVRDGSYFYSNIQQTAEANGAAGVIVRGAVGHGDYVSMALSNPKIPMASLSIKDGNTLQQRLLAGEQMTIGFAGDRLSVVNGAAGQLSNFTSWGMTPNLDFKPEISAPGGQIFSTLNDNQYGLMSGTSMAAPHVAGGAALVLDRVDRDFNLTGTPRVTMAKNLLINTSKAVTDIGPLNKQLKQNLPYTPRRGGAGLMQLHAAVSTPAIAYEKKTKEAKVALKELNRSKATFTLVVENLSDKAVSYNVSSSLQTDLAIEKTAGLVQNAMEAQALENTKVTVNGKKVSTVKVKPNAKVELKVVLDVSKAQVLNPKTLDGLVPAKDVFENGYFVDGFVRLTDVNGPEGNPSLVVPFVGFEGDWGKAPIFDASIYEDGSFYEVSGMVDQTGNYLGSNLDQSVSADAIAFSPDKDGSKDVAVPVFSLLRNAKDVKYRIVDEAGNVVRTLFQDEALRKNYFDGGANTPYYYSAAYTWDGQLNGKPAPAGKYFYEIEGSIDYMKKQAQTLRFPVKVDYTDPTFTTKWQGDSLAVQAKDEFSGVHSVEYFLNGKSVAKQADGKAYTFTGVSEADQVSVRVVDHAGNSTTKTVAYSTDADKPGVFVNAPLALTPYATAVVPVAGTIQDASAIQSFQVDGVDVPLTWDDAKKEHVFNTTRTFADGVHKLRFVAEDAAGNVANFQRAIFVDTTPAVIELGKLPKKISKKQTSVDVSVTVKDNFDEVKLVVNGDLKFSQALKAPYEMRSFTKTQTVTLPVTSGENTFTFEATDLAGNVTTKTITLVK
- a CDS encoding class I SAM-dependent methyltransferase; translation: MGLQFMDIFKEWASEYDATVTGHDEQYREVFAGYETMLGEVVDQLEGRVMEFGSGTGNLSAKILERHELISVEPSPEMRAVAAEKLQLDIVDGDFLNYPTDQQVDTIVSSYAFHHLTDDEKRTAIRSYVDHLDAPRFVLLDTMFASQSAKRDILDWAEANGYTDLLEDLNREYYPYTQTIQAMLEANGYTVSLTQKNKFVWLVVATKQTGGTQS
- a CDS encoding S-ribosylhomocysteine lyase — protein: MKSYKVESFNLDHTKVQAPYVRLAGVKKGTADTIYKYDIRFIQPNEGLMPMRAVHSLEHLIAENSRSHSNQIIDVSPMGCQTGFYWTMLNDGDYEAMLDLVEATLRDAANATELPAQNPIQCGSANHHDFEGAKKLAADMLAKRDEWHIIFKDEA
- a CDS encoding PLP-dependent cysteine synthase family protein, translated to MIVQSVYELIGETPLLELRTLPVPPGVKVYGKLEMMNPGGSVKDRLGLQLIERALERGQLERGGTVVEPTAGNTGIGLALACQRHGIQLMTVTPEKFSQEKQALMALLGATVVNTPTELGMKGAIARAKELAVEHGAYVPEQFSNPDNPDAYVDTLALELQADLPNIDVFVAGAGSGGTFTGVASKLRPNGTKTIVVEPEGSILNGGEPGPHKTEGIGVESWPAFLPRDLVDGIYTITDEEAFYYVAHLAKQEGLLVGSSSGAAIAACVQEAAQMTEGVIVTILPDSVERYLSQGIVKEAEYAYKNSTHSRR
- a CDS encoding bifunctional cystathionine gamma-lyase/homocysteine desulfhydrase — translated: MRTKTALIHGGKTTDPLTGAVTPPIYQTSTYKQDGIGNLREGYEYSRTANPTRTALETLIADIEGGANGFAFGSGMAAISTILMLMKSGDHVIVGSDVYGGTYRVFNRVFQSLGLEASFVDTADTQAVREALQPNTKMIYVETPTNPLLNVTDMRLIRAIADEADVLFVVDNTFMTPYFQNPIELGADYVLHSATKYLGGHSDVVAGLVVARTEELGERLAFLQNSVGAVLGPQDSFLVVRGIKTLAVRMEEIEANALALVDYLTKHEAVSRVLHPSVGSEEAKRVHLSQARGFGGMIAFDVGSAEAAELVVAKTKYFTLAESLGAVESLISVPARMTHASIPAERRLELGITDGLVRISVGLEDVQDLIEDLEQALAAVATIPN
- the rarD gene encoding EamA family transporter RarD; the protein is MNRVNKGVMPTVGAYVMWGVLPIYWKFLQEIPSGQILAHRIVWSFLFILLVLKWTKQWTEFNYALRHRATRNAFMLNGFIVSANWFVYIWAVNHGYIIEASLGYYINPLVSMVLGVLVFRESLNRVQWLAVTVAAIGVLVLTFGYGSFPWIAFILASTFGFYGMVKKRRPLASTVSLGIETLAVVPVAIIFLGWQTSQGGLTMTTEPVIWVALVGTGVMTALPLLLFGYGAQHIPFTLVGFLQFIAPTLSLAIGVILYNEPFTGYHIFAFTCIWIAIFFFSWNSWVQTRKRRQLV